One part of the Methanobacterium spitsbergense genome encodes these proteins:
- a CDS encoding prenyltransferase/squalene oxidase repeat-containing protein: MSVWHEELKVNPVSNLLSLGNEAIKYFTLRDLLGKKVESIEMLWELPQANKILKKQEDNGSWKYPTGPNQMDHVDYNQYQTYLILGELVEKYGFNKEHKSIQKAAEYIFKSQSEEGDFRGIYANQYSTTYSPAIMELLIKAGYNNDPRILKGFDWLLSIRQNDGGWALPFRTMGFNIGDAFNNKELIQPDKSKPFSHLVTAMVLRAFAAHSKYRKSDHAKKAGQLLISCFFTNDKYPDRKSKNFWERVSFPFLYTDIISALDPLYFLGFNTQNPKIKGGLEFLKNKQNENGNFNLKITRGSDKDLPYWISLAVCRLFKRYSS, translated from the coding sequence ATGAGTGTTTGGCATGAAGAATTGAAAGTTAATCCAGTATCTAATCTCCTATCTTTAGGAAATGAAGCCATCAAATATTTTACTTTGCGGGATCTTCTAGGTAAAAAGGTTGAATCTATTGAAATGTTGTGGGAATTGCCCCAAGCAAATAAAATCCTCAAAAAACAGGAAGATAATGGTTCATGGAAATATCCTACTGGCCCAAATCAGATGGATCATGTTGATTACAACCAATATCAAACTTATCTGATTTTAGGAGAACTAGTTGAAAAATATGGATTTAATAAAGAGCACAAATCAATCCAAAAAGCTGCAGAATATATTTTCAAGTCCCAAAGCGAAGAAGGGGATTTTCGAGGAATTTACGCCAACCAGTATTCCACAACCTACTCTCCCGCTATAATGGAACTTTTAATCAAAGCAGGATACAATAACGATCCCCGCATATTAAAAGGATTTGATTGGTTATTATCCATTAGACAAAATGATGGGGGTTGGGCTTTACCATTTAGAACAATGGGATTTAATATAGGAGATGCCTTTAATAATAAGGAACTTATACAGCCAGATAAATCTAAACCATTCTCCCATCTAGTTACTGCAATGGTACTTCGAGCATTTGCAGCCCATTCAAAGTATCGAAAATCTGATCATGCTAAAAAAGCAGGTCAACTGCTAATTTCTTGCTTTTTTACCAACGATAAATATCCAGATAGAAAAAGTAAAAATTTCTGGGAAAGAGTATCCTTCCCTTTCTTATATACAGATATCATATCTGCACTTGATCCTCTCTATTTCCTGGGTTTTAACACCCAAAATCCAAAAATTAAAGGAGGATTAGAATTTCTAAAAAATAAACAGAATGAAAATGGAAATTTTAATCTAAAGATCACACGTGGAAGTGATAAAGATTTACCATATTGGATCTCTCTCGCTGTTTGTAGGTTGTTTAAACGATATTCATCTTAA
- a CDS encoding SOUL family heme-binding protein, with the protein MTETPKYSVEKKDEDIEIRVYPGYILAQVDVESDYDQAIGLGFRILANYIFGGNKKRSNIPMTAPVSGENISVSEKIPMTIPVTEEAMHSEKIEMTAPVSEEVVDEPEKIEMVVPVTEEDSGKHTYRISFTMPSKYTLDTLPEPEDNRIIFKEIRNQKMVVLRFRGRVNHKLAHKEMEELKGWMEKEGIKPKSNYIVAQYNNPVVPGFFRRNEVMVEI; encoded by the coding sequence ATGACTGAAACACCTAAGTACTCTGTTGAGAAAAAGGATGAAGATATTGAAATCAGAGTATATCCGGGTTATATTCTGGCCCAAGTAGATGTTGAATCTGATTATGATCAAGCAATTGGATTGGGCTTCCGAATTCTGGCAAACTATATATTTGGAGGAAATAAAAAGCGTTCTAATATCCCTATGACTGCTCCAGTTTCCGGGGAAAACATATCGGTTTCAGAAAAAATACCAATGACAATCCCTGTTACAGAAGAAGCTATGCATTCTGAGAAAATTGAAATGACTGCCCCTGTAAGTGAAGAAGTTGTTGATGAACCAGAGAAGATTGAAATGGTCGTTCCAGTAACTGAAGAAGACAGTGGAAAGCATACATATCGAATTTCTTTTACCATGCCATCCAAGTACACTTTAGACACTCTGCCAGAGCCAGAAGATAATAGAATAATCTTTAAAGAAATTAGAAACCAGAAAATGGTTGTGCTTAGGTTCCGTGGTCGTGTTAATCATAAACTCGCCCATAAAGAAATGGAAGAACTCAAAGGATGGATGGAAAAGGAAGGCATTAAACCAAAATCAAACTATATTGTAGCCCAATATAATAATCCTGTAGTTCCAGGATTTTTCAGGAGAAACGAAGTAATGGTAGAAATTTAA
- a CDS encoding SRPBCC domain-containing protein: MKEIYTEIQINASPSTVWNILTDFDDFRRWNPFIKEILGNLKVGSQIYVQIKPPNSNAMKFKPKLLKYEPEKEIRWIGKFYLPKLVDGEHNLSIKKLDNENVLFVQKETFRGLLVPFISGLLKDTKTGFELMNKELKKEAEQK; the protein is encoded by the coding sequence ATGAAGGAAATCTATACTGAAATTCAGATCAATGCATCTCCCTCTACAGTGTGGAATATACTCACTGATTTTGATGATTTTAGAAGGTGGAATCCTTTTATTAAAGAAATTTTAGGTAATCTCAAGGTAGGTTCTCAAATTTATGTGCAGATTAAACCTCCAAATTCAAATGCAATGAAATTTAAACCTAAATTATTGAAATATGAACCTGAAAAAGAAATTAGATGGATTGGAAAATTTTACCTCCCCAAATTGGTAGATGGAGAACACAATTTAAGTATTAAGAAATTGGATAATGAGAATGTTCTGTTCGTTCAAAAAGAAACATTCAGAGGATTGTTGGTACCATTTATATCAGGATTACTAAAGGACACCAAAACTGGCTTTGAATTGATGAATAAGGAATTAAAGAAGGAAGCAGAACAAAAATAA
- a CDS encoding alpha/beta fold hydrolase — MSSSSNDNLKAIGQTVVGQLLTADFAGVRSRFDSQMESLSEDKLKESWEKIVIEAGSLMQILPSKFTEKDHHRIIVIKCQFQRFNVDVQIVFNEKEQISGLFFIPVNMPYHTPEYVDKSLFHELDVTVGEGKWALPGTLTLPEGSGPFPCVILVHGSGPNDMDETIGPNKPFRDLAWGLASQGVAVLRYDKRTFKYAKEFTAQDIDEITVKEEVIDDAQEAVRLMHNIKSIDPKNIFVMGHSLGATVMPRIAIDQDLSGAVMMAGITRSLEETILDQLTYLYNLTGSITEEQKQELETLKVNVVKLKDPELVDTMSRQDMPLGIPMVYWKDLHDNNPVDIVKDLKIPLLILQGERDYQVLAAVDFEGWKKALDKNTNASFKVFPKLNHLFIKGEGKSTPQEYAVEGHVHKDVIDTLVKWIFENIR; from the coding sequence ATGAGTTCTTCATCAAATGATAATTTAAAAGCCATTGGTCAAACTGTGGTTGGACAACTTTTAACAGCAGATTTTGCAGGAGTCAGAAGTAGATTTGACAGCCAGATGGAATCTTTGAGCGAAGATAAATTAAAAGAATCATGGGAGAAAATTGTTATTGAAGCTGGTAGTCTAATGCAGATATTGCCATCTAAATTTACTGAAAAGGACCATCACAGGATAATTGTTATCAAATGTCAGTTTCAGAGGTTTAATGTTGATGTACAGATAGTATTTAATGAAAAAGAACAAATAAGCGGTTTATTTTTCATACCAGTAAATATGCCATACCATACTCCAGAATATGTTGATAAATCCCTATTTCATGAGTTAGATGTTACTGTGGGTGAGGGGAAGTGGGCTTTACCAGGTACATTGACTTTACCTGAAGGTTCCGGTCCTTTTCCCTGTGTGATACTGGTGCATGGGTCCGGACCCAATGATATGGATGAAACAATTGGACCCAACAAACCTTTCCGTGATCTTGCATGGGGCTTAGCCTCACAAGGTGTTGCAGTTTTAAGATACGATAAAAGAACTTTTAAATATGCCAAAGAATTCACAGCCCAAGATATTGATGAAATAACTGTAAAAGAAGAGGTTATAGACGATGCGCAGGAAGCAGTTCGTTTAATGCACAACATTAAATCCATTGACCCGAAAAATATCTTTGTTATGGGACACAGTTTAGGAGCAACTGTTATGCCCCGTATTGCAATTGACCAGGATCTTTCAGGGGCGGTTATGATGGCAGGGATAACCCGTTCCCTTGAAGAAACTATTTTGGACCAGTTAACTTATCTTTACAATTTAACAGGAAGCATTACAGAGGAACAGAAACAAGAGCTTGAAACTTTGAAGGTAAATGTTGTTAAACTGAAGGATCCTGAATTAGTTGATACGATGTCTCGACAGGATATGCCTTTAGGAATTCCAATGGTTTATTGGAAGGATTTACACGATAATAATCCTGTAGATATTGTTAAAGATTTAAAAATACCCCTACTAATTCTTCAGGGTGAACGTGACTATCAGGTTTTAGCAGCAGTAGATTTTGAAGGATGGAAAAAGGCTTTAGATAAGAATACAAACGCATCTTTTAAGGTTTTCCCAAAGCTGAATCATTTATTTATTAAAGGAGAAGGTAAATCAACACCACAGGAATATGCTGTTGAGGGCCATGTTCATAAAGATGTGATAGATACACTTGTTAAATGGATTTTTGAAAATATAAGATAA
- a CDS encoding CPBP family intramembrane glutamic endopeptidase: MTNTIEKSQLKKELFTFLILTFTATFIFSLAVYLILGPFSSPVSKLWFSSLQVYMFIPAISAIFCLSFFKSKALTNETKIIFSIFLIYVLVFLLESYGKPFIGTIGLPLVSLHPTNTTEIPLVSMSVAVIGIITVIILNLKKKWRNNLKDSRLYFGKNLIYYLIIPLLLSAVILLTYLFNYITGLGIPGKEYNLYIFLTTLIPSLILSIFVLWPNYFGEEYGWRAYLQDRLFPLLGSYKGVLILGIIWGLWHIPLIMMGVIYPGQSVLGILLMVINTILMGIILSYAVLKTESIWIAVLLHLVPDTIYPTANYFIATSINPIFAFGTGIYGSVFLAIFALILLRSDIWKLKY, translated from the coding sequence TTGACCAATACTATAGAAAAAAGTCAGCTTAAAAAGGAATTATTTACTTTTTTGATTTTAACATTTACCGCCACTTTCATCTTTTCTTTAGCTGTTTATTTGATTTTAGGACCTTTTTCAAGTCCAGTTTCTAAATTATGGTTTAGTTCGCTTCAGGTGTATATGTTCATACCTGCTATTTCAGCCATATTCTGTTTATCCTTCTTCAAATCTAAGGCACTGACCAATGAGACTAAAATTATATTTTCCATCTTCCTGATCTACGTGCTTGTTTTTCTCCTCGAAAGCTATGGTAAACCATTTATAGGTACTATTGGTTTGCCTCTTGTTTCACTGCACCCAACCAACACAACGGAAATACCTCTGGTTTCTATGAGTGTAGCTGTTATTGGAATTATAACTGTGATCATTTTAAACCTTAAAAAGAAATGGAGAAATAACCTTAAAGACTCAAGATTGTACTTTGGAAAAAATTTAATTTATTACCTGATTATACCCTTACTTCTTTCAGCTGTAATCCTTTTAACCTATCTTTTTAATTATATTACTGGATTGGGCATTCCTGGCAAAGAATATAACCTGTACATTTTCTTAACCACTTTAATTCCCAGCTTAATATTGTCGATCTTCGTACTCTGGCCCAACTACTTTGGAGAAGAATATGGGTGGAGAGCATATCTCCAAGACAGGCTATTCCCGCTTTTAGGCAGTTACAAAGGAGTTCTAATACTTGGAATTATATGGGGTTTATGGCACATTCCACTCATCATGATGGGAGTAATTTATCCCGGACAATCCGTGCTTGGAATATTATTAATGGTCATTAACACCATTTTAATGGGAATTATTCTAAGTTACGCTGTTTTAAAAACAGAAAGCATCTGGATAGCAGTATTACTGCACCTAGTTCCAGATACAATATATCCAACGGCCAACTACTTCATTGCAACATCGATCAATCCTATTTTTGCATTCGGAACAGGGATCTATGGTTCAGTATTTTTAGCAATATTTGCTTTGATACTGTTGAGATCTGATATTTGGAAACTCAAATATTAA
- a CDS encoding MarR family winged helix-turn-helix transcriptional regulator has protein sequence MDEERLNKMADDLYLFFPLFRKKLFKHKKRPDKNKMPHSYYHILKVLSKRGELPMSEIGRRVYISKSNMTSLIDKLVENGLAERLPDENDRRVINIAITDKGRNLVGKWRRHSNNDLKTKLSTLSDEDQETFYESIENIQTILNKIDNN, from the coding sequence ATGGACGAGGAAAGATTAAACAAAATGGCAGATGATCTGTATCTGTTTTTTCCATTGTTTAGAAAAAAGCTTTTTAAACATAAAAAAAGGCCAGATAAAAATAAAATGCCACATTCATATTACCATATACTAAAGGTTCTTAGCAAACGCGGTGAACTGCCAATGTCTGAAATTGGAAGGCGAGTTTACATATCCAAGTCTAATATGACTTCATTAATAGATAAATTAGTTGAAAATGGACTGGCTGAACGTTTACCCGATGAAAATGATCGAAGAGTTATCAACATAGCCATAACAGATAAAGGAAGGAATCTAGTTGGGAAATGGCGAAGGCATTCAAATAATGACCTTAAAACGAAATTATCTACATTATCAGATGAGGACCAGGAAACCTTCTATGAATCAATTGAAAACATTCAAACCATCCTCAACAAGATAGATAATAATTAA
- a CDS encoding transglutaminase domain-containing protein — MELAESITEDKETSWDKCPAIFCYVQTNYKWHDHDNTECSLNEVMNNKTGNCCELSRLEIAMVTSLDIDVEQGINIQMITLLFTFNPWALSSTI, encoded by the coding sequence ATTGAACTTGCTGAATCAATAACAGAAGATAAAGAAACATCATGGGATAAATGCCCGGCAATTTTCTGTTATGTCCAAACAAATTATAAATGGCACGATCATGACAACACAGAATGTTCCCTTAACGAGGTAATGAACAATAAGACTGGTAACTGTTGTGAACTATCCCGACTCGAGATAGCCATGGTAACAAGCCTGGACATCGATGTTGAACAAGGTATAAACATTCAAATGATTACTTTATTATTCACATTTAACCCATGGGCACTTAGCAGCACAATTTAA
- a CDS encoding PRC-barrel domain-containing protein has protein sequence MKVKEEIIGKEVVDISGNVIGRVKDLDVNFENQTLESFVVGDGGIFDNLGSSKGEIIIPYHKIKIIGDKVLLNNEIHKQ, from the coding sequence ATGAAAGTAAAAGAAGAAATTATTGGCAAAGAAGTTGTGGATATTTCAGGTAATGTAATTGGCCGTGTAAAAGATCTGGATGTAAACTTTGAAAACCAAACATTGGAATCCTTTGTTGTTGGTGACGGGGGAATCTTTGACAACCTTGGAAGTTCAAAGGGTGAAATAATAATTCCATACCATAAGATCAAAATAATAGGGGATAAAGTACTCCTTAACAACGAAATCCACAAACAATAA
- a CDS encoding nitroreductase family protein, with amino-acid sequence MNQTIETIKNRRSVRQYLPDQIKDQELEDILEAAIYAPTAHNDQPWKFTIIQNRELIDEINQGAKEAMKGVDIEWISKLGAMEGFNIFHGAPTAVIISGKKDAISPMVDCSAAIENMLLAAESMDIGSCWIGFAKFYFLNPESYKKFDIPDDHEVYYGVALGYKVRENSEAPERNRNVFQYFR; translated from the coding sequence ATGAACCAAACAATAGAAACAATAAAAAATAGAAGAAGTGTAAGACAATACCTTCCAGACCAAATTAAAGACCAGGAACTTGAAGACATTCTTGAAGCAGCCATATACGCACCAACTGCTCATAATGACCAGCCATGGAAGTTTACCATAATCCAGAACAGAGAACTTATAGATGAAATTAACCAAGGTGCCAAGGAAGCAATGAAAGGGGTGGACATTGAATGGATATCCAAACTCGGGGCAATGGAAGGATTTAACATATTCCACGGAGCACCCACCGCGGTAATAATATCTGGAAAAAAAGATGCAATATCTCCAATGGTAGACTGTTCAGCTGCAATTGAAAATATGCTGCTTGCAGCAGAAAGCATGGATATTGGGTCCTGCTGGATTGGATTTGCCAAGTTCTACTTCCTAAACCCAGAATCCTATAAGAAATTCGATATACCAGATGACCATGAAGTCTACTACGGAGTTGCACTGGGCTACAAGGTACGGGAAAATTCAGAAGCACCAGAAAGAAACAGGAACGTGTTCCAGTACTTCAGATAA